Genomic DNA from Candidatus Neomarinimicrobiota bacterium:
ACGGATTTGTCGCTGATAGTGAGCAGCGCTGATTGTCTGCCCGTATTTTTTTTTGATACGGCCAACAGCGTAATCGGCGTTGTCCACAGCGGATGGAAAGGAACGAGAGACGGCATAGCGGCGAAGGCGGTAAACTTAATGAAAGAAGAATACAAAACAGAACAATCAAACCTGATTTGCGGAATCGGACCTTCGATTGAAGCCGCATGCTACGAAGTGGGAGAAGAGGTGGCAAGTCAATTTGACGAAGAGTTTTTGACACAATCTCCAAAAAGAGGATATTATCTTGATTTAAAAAAAGCGGTGGTATCGCAGTTGGTCGGGGCAGGCGTTCCACAGGAAAATATCGAGGTCAGTCCTATATGTAACAGGTGCGATGCGGATAATTTCTTTTCCTACCGCCGCGAGGGAAGACTCGCCGGAAGGATGTGGGGTTTGATCCGGTTGGAGGAGTAAATCCTGACCTCTTCAAAATCTCTTGCAAGTGGTGACTATCGCCGATAAATTCACTTTTCGATTTATAGGAAAAATCAATTGACGTTAAATGAATCTGTGTGGCTCGGAGTGCTGCAAGGATTGACAGAATTTCTACCGGTTAGCAGTTCAGGCCATTTGGTAATAATGCAAAAAATACTTGGGATAGAAGAAAGTGGAATCGCGTTCGAGATATTTGTTCATTTCGGAACTCTATTGAGTATCATAGTTATGTTCAGGAAAGACGTTATTGAATTGTCCGGATCGCTGTTCAGAGCGCTGCGTTCGCCGGGTAACCTCCGGAGAAAATATATGGAGGACAAGCGATTCAGGATGTTATCCGTGATTTTGTTAGCTACCGTTCCGGCTGGTATAGTGGGAGTTCTTTTTAAATCTTCCTTCGAGAGGTTCTTCAACGATACGAATTTCGTGGGATACGCTTTCCTGGTGACAGGAATGATACTCTTTGTAACAAAATTCGCGGTCGAAAAAACATCGGAAGTCAGATCGGGGCGCGCTTTTATTATCGGTGCGGCGCAAGCGTTCGCAATTTTTCCGGGCATTTCACGTTCCGGTTCCACCATAAGCGCAGCAATGCTGAGCGGCGTATCGGGAGAGGAGGCAGCCCGTTTCTCGTTTTTGCTCGCTATTCCGGCTATTGGCGGAGCGACGCTGCTTCAGCTGACTGAACTGATTGGAAACGGTTACGGCAGCATAAATATGACGGTTTCGGGCGCCGGCATTTTATCGTCGTTCCTGACGGGCAGTGCGGCAATCTGGATTTTGATGAGAATAATAAGAAGAGGAAAGATTCATTATTTTTCGTGGTACTGTTTCAGTGCGGGAATCGCCACGCTAATTATTATCTGACTGCTAGAGATGAAAGATTGAGCGAGCAAAGGGAAATATTCAGTTCGAGGTGGGCGCTTGTGTTGGCATCTCTCGGTATGGCAATCGGAGCCGGAAACATATGGCGGTTTCCAAGGATCGCCGCTCAAAACGGCGGCGGCTCTTTTCTAATACCCTGGATCATATTTCTGTTTTTGTGGTCGATACCGCTCATAATAGTAGAGTATTCGATGGGAAGAAAATCCCGGAAAGGGGTGATCGGATCATTTATCAAAATAATGGGTCCTAAGTATGCCTGGATGGGCGCATTTGTCGCATTCTGCACAATGGGTATCATGTTTTATTATTCTGTTGTAACGGGCTGGAGCATCAGATATTTTGTTCTCTCACTGACGGGAGGACTGAGCGGACTGGACCATGCCGCCGAATGGAGCAGGTATACTTCTTCCGGTTATGGTCCCGTGTTTTTCCACCTGATCGCCATGGGAATCGGTTCGATAGTCATTTTCAAAGGTGTTAAGGGCGGCATTGAAAAAGCTAACAAGATAATTGTCCCGTCTCTGTTCTTGCTGCTGATCATAGCCGCGATAAGAGCATTGACGCTTCCGGGAGCGGCAGAAGGCTTAAACTATTTATTCAGCGTGGACTTCGAGAAATTGAAAGATTACAGGATTTGGCTTGAGGCACTATCGCAATCGGCATGGTCGACAGGCGCCGGTTGGGGATTATTGATGACATATGCGGTGTACATGGATAAAAGAGAAGATATAGTGCTAAACTCATTCATAGCGGGGCTTGGTAATAATTCCGCATCTCTGCTCGCGGCTTTAGCCGTAATTCCGACTGTCTTTGCGCTCTCGGCTTCGGCATCGGTAGCCATGGAATCGCTTGGAGCCGGGAACACCGGCTTGACGTTTATAGTAATTCCTCAATTATTCGAAAAGATGCCGGGAGGAGGGTTCTTCGAAATACTATTCTTTTTGGCGCTTTCTCTTGCAGCATTTTCGTCGCTGCTCGCCATGATAGAACTTTCGACGAGGATACTCATGGACATGGGTCTGAGTCGAAAGAAATCAATCGGCATAATCGGCACCGGCGGATTTCTGCTCGGGATACCATCCGCGCTCTCGCTGGGAATATTCAACAATCAGGATTGGGTTTGGGGAATAGGATTGATGCTGAGCGGACTGTTTGTTTCTTTAGCAGTTATAAAGTACGGTGCGGAGAAATTCAGAGTGGAGCTGATAAACGTCAAAGGTAATGACATTCAGGTGGGGAGATGGTTTACTTATATTATTAAATGGTTAATACCGATCGAATTTGCCGTTATGATAGGCTGGTGGTTCTACCGGTCTGCCACTGAATTCGACCCCGAGGCAATCTGGAACCCGTTTCATACCTATAACATCGGAACAACCCTTGCGCAATGGGGAATCGTGCTGATCTTATTTTTGGTTTTGAACAAGCTTCTCGTCAGGCTTACGTCTAAAGGAGAGGCATAGCATGGAAATAGGAACAATTGTTATGATGGTATTACTTTTAGGATTTGTGTGGGGTGGTTTTGCCTTCTCTATCAAGTTAGCGATAAAAAAGAATAAAGAGAAAAAAGAGATTGAAGAATAATTTTGGTTAGTTCCGCTCAAAGATCGGCTAAAGAATCTCTGATCCCTTTTAGCGCCGCTGAAAAAGCAATTGATAAGGGTGAAATCGAACCTATATACTTGTTGGCGGGTAGAGGACCGTGGGCTGATCCCTATCTGCGTGACAGAATTACCCGAAAAATAAAGGACAGATTTCTCGGAAAAGAGAGCGGCTTGCTGTCTACCGAGATTTTCCATGCGGCTTCGGATAAACCCGATATCATTATAAATGCCCTCGCCACTTCGAGTATGTTTTCCGATAAGAAATTGATTTTGATCCACGAAATTCAGCGTCTCAGCGAAGAGGGATTAAAAAAATTAGGGCAATACGCCGCTGACCCGATTCCGGGAAACTGCGTGATACTCGTCTCGTTAAATTTCGATGCACGAAGAAAATGGTA
This window encodes:
- the pgeF gene encoding peptidoglycan editing factor PgeF codes for the protein MPISSSGNLSCWRFDIFSGYNNLTCVFSTSAGGTDSSENGKLNLGFSGSDSEESVRANRKLFLRAAGGAEEKIAIGNQVHSTNVKIVNAAGSYDRTDGLLTSSTDLSLIVSSADCLPVFFFDTANSVIGVVHSGWKGTRDGIAAKAVNLMKEEYKTEQSNLICGIGPSIEAACYEVGEEVASQFDEEFLTQSPKRGYYLDLKKAVVSQLVGAGVPQENIEVSPICNRCDADNFFSYRREGRLAGRMWGLIRLEE
- a CDS encoding undecaprenyl-diphosphate phosphatase — encoded protein: MTLNESVWLGVLQGLTEFLPVSSSGHLVIMQKILGIEESGIAFEIFVHFGTLLSIIVMFRKDVIELSGSLFRALRSPGNLRRKYMEDKRFRMLSVILLATVPAGIVGVLFKSSFERFFNDTNFVGYAFLVTGMILFVTKFAVEKTSEVRSGRAFIIGAAQAFAIFPGISRSGSTISAAMLSGVSGEEAARFSFLLAIPAIGGATLLQLTELIGNGYGSINMTVSGAGILSSFLTGSAAIWILMRIIRRGKIHYFSWYCFSAGIATLIII
- a CDS encoding sodium-dependent transporter, which gives rise to MSEQREIFSSRWALVLASLGMAIGAGNIWRFPRIAAQNGGGSFLIPWIIFLFLWSIPLIIVEYSMGRKSRKGVIGSFIKIMGPKYAWMGAFVAFCTMGIMFYYSVVTGWSIRYFVLSLTGGLSGLDHAAEWSRYTSSGYGPVFFHLIAMGIGSIVIFKGVKGGIEKANKIIVPSLFLLLIIAAIRALTLPGAAEGLNYLFSVDFEKLKDYRIWLEALSQSAWSTGAGWGLLMTYAVYMDKREDIVLNSFIAGLGNNSASLLAALAVIPTVFALSASASVAMESLGAGNTGLTFIVIPQLFEKMPGGGFFEILFFLALSLAAFSSLLAMIELSTRILMDMGLSRKKSIGIIGTGGFLLGIPSALSLGIFNNQDWVWGIGLMLSGLFVSLAVIKYGAEKFRVELINVKGNDIQVGRWFTYIIKWLIPIEFAVMIGWWFYRSATEFDPEAIWNPFHTYNIGTTLAQWGIVLILFLVLNKLLVRLTSKGEA
- a CDS encoding MetS family NSS transporter small subunit — encoded protein: MEIGTIVMMVLLLGFVWGGFAFSIKLAIKKNKEKKEIEE
- the holA gene encoding DNA polymerase III subunit delta, with translation MVSSAQRSAKESLIPFSAAEKAIDKGEIEPIYLLAGRGPWADPYLRDRITRKIKDRFLGKESGLLSTEIFHAASDKPDIIINALATSSMFSDKKLILIHEIQRLSEEGLKKLGQYAADPIPGNCVILVSLNFDARRKWYNSLSGYVYGVKIETPFSNQIPSWINEFAKSRGKSISPNAAKLIAEYAGDTLQSIDMEMEKLSLYVGDKENIDEDDVIGAIGFSRKLSPLDLEKYLAKKDLSWSLRAIDDMLKRGEK